From a single Thermothielavioides terrestris NRRL 8126 chromosome 1, complete sequence genomic region:
- a CDS encoding uncharacterized protein (Contains conserved domain KilA-N[pfam04383]), producing MNSGPEMYYPSHMSTGQGPPPQTVTSPYAHPHSQQHQQQHPHQHPTPPLLQPGPGQYPPPQYGGQYSYPNALSPPTGPPAVSTPMGPGQPVLPLPGVNQASMAPSSYSPGFDTTGQIQPPGMKPRVTATLWEDEGSLCFQVEARGICVARREDNHMINGTKLLNVAGMTRGRRDGILKSEKIRHVVKIGPMHLKGVWIPFERALDFANKEKITELLYPLFVHNIGGLLCHPTSQTRPSQALTAGARKQDLRTPAPLPALQPPQHHPLALPGPQPLPSHPPPMTRPPLDRALTFPTPPASATSVMGSMSSSDSFSWNQQGVTNGHPSSQISIDTSLSNNARSLPNTPAQTPPATSIQNMQSYPPASQPYESSRQMYQPPPPQSSTYGTSSSAAHERPMYGQGGYVKNEMGPPSSRGAAQNTEPVDSKPANGILHAGQSEAVASTGAEEEADHEHDGEYTHDSGAYDSNRTTYNYNAPPVGSLSHDHSHLSPADLSGSPHQSGSGRATPRTATAASSYYAPQGYNTPPRVGQPSGNVYSVMSNERGPANGTSGNDVYASQNDMGSSVQNGYATQPPVLNGTSSMKRGRDDEDDRQSDMKRRKAMLDGSGSMPSPTFNPQMPQPPPAISAQRRRHAATRRLRLVDPIGYQMRVEQPVIANDGDLGLPTGPIDI from the exons ATGAACTCGGGGCCTGAGATGTATTATCCGTCGCATATGTCTACTGGCCAGGGGCCACCTCCACAGACGGTCACTTCGCCCTATGCCCATCCGCATTcgcagcagcaccaacaGCAGCACCCGCATCAGCACCCGACCCCACCTCTGCTGCAGCCGGGCCCTGGCCAGTACCCTCCCCCTCAGTATGGTGGGCAATACTCTTATCCCAATGCCCTGAGCCCTCCCACTGGGCCGCCCGCCGTGTCTACTCCCATGGGGCCCGGCCAACCCGTGCTGCCGCTTCCGGGAGTCAACCAAGCAAGcatggcgccgtcgtcgtacTCACCCGGCTTCGACACTACGGGCCAGATCCAACCCCCGGGGATGAAGCCGCGCGTTACGGCTACGTTATGGGAGGACGAGGGCAGCCTCTGCTTCCAGGTTGAGGCCAGGGGCATCTGCGTTGCCCGGCGAGAGG ACAACCATATGATCAACGGTACCAAGCTGTTGAATGTCGCCGGCATGacccgcggccggcgcgacgGCATCCTCAAGAGCGAAAAGATTCGGCATGTGGTCAAGATTGGTCCCATGCATTTGAAGGGTGTCTG GATCCCCTTCGAGAGAGCGCTCGATTTTGCGAACAAGGAGAAAATCACCGAGCTGCTTTATCCCCTGTTTGTCCACAACATCGGCGGGCTCCTCTGCCACCCTACTAGCCAGACCCGTCCGTCCCAGGCCCTGACAGCGGGGGCACGGAAGCAAGATCTGCGGACTcctgcgccgctgccggcgttGCAACCACCCCAGCATCATCCCTTGGCCTTGCCCGGCCCGCAGCCTCTCCCATCGCATCCGCCCCCCATGACTCGTCCGCCGCTGGACCGGGCCCTCACATTTCCCACTCCCCCCGCGAGTGCTACGAGCGTCATGGGGAGCATGAGCTCTTCCGATAGTTTCTCATGGAACCAGCAAGGGGTGACCAACGGCCACCCCTCTAGTCAGATATCCATCGACACGAGTCTGAGTAACAACGCCCGGTCGCTGCCGAACACCCCCGCGCAAACCCCGCCGGCCACCTCGATCCAGAACATGCAGAGCTACCCCCCGGCTAGTCAGCCGTACGAAAGTTCGCGCCAGATGTACCAGCCACCTCCGCCGCAGTCCTCCACGTACGGAACGTCCAGCTCTGCTGCTCATGAACGTCCTATGTACGGGCAGGGCGGCTACGTGAAGAATGAGATGGGACCGCCCTCTAGTCGCGGTGCCGCCCAGAATACTGAGCCTGTCGATTCCAAACCGGCCAACGGCATTTTGCATGCCGGCCAGAGCGAAGCGGTAGCCAGCACCGGCGCTGAAGAGGAAGCTGACCACGAGCACGACGGCGAGTACACTCACGACAGCGGGGCCTACGACAGTAACCGGACGACTTACAACTACAACGCGCCTCCTGTCGGGTCGCTCAGTCACGACCACTCGCATCTGTCTCCTGCCGACCTCTCGGGCTCTCCGCATCAGTCCGGTTCGGGGCGGGCAACGCCGCGCACTGCTACGGCGGCGTCTTCCTACTACGCGCCGCAGGGGTACAACACACCGCCGCGCGTTGGACAGCCCTCGGGCAACGTGTACAGCGTCATGAGCAACGAGCGTGGGCCTGCGAACGGCACGTCCGGCAACGATGTGTATGCCAGCCAAAACGATATGGGATCCTCGGTGCAGAACGGATACGCGACGCAGCCCCCCGTCTTGAATGGAACTTCGTCAATGAAGCGCGGAcgcgacgacgaagacgaccgGCAGTCGGATATGAAGCGGCGTAAAGCGATGCTGGATGGCAGCGGCTCCATGCCGTCGCCTACGTTCAATCCGCAGATGCCGCAGCCCCCGCCTGCCATCAGCGCCCAGCGGCGCAG ACACGCCGCGACCAGGCGGCTGAGGCTCGTGGACCCAATCGGCTATCAAATGCGCGTCGAGCAACCCGTGATCGCCAATGATGGAGATTTGGGGCTA CCGACCGGCCCGATCGACATTTGA